TATTGCCTGTTCTTGAAAACCAATTAAGTGATCTTATTATAAATGATAAGCTGGCAGGGGTAGATTATAGAATGTACTTACAATGTTTAGATATGAGTTTTGTAAATAGTTATGCAATGGTTATTTCGATAAAAGATAAATATGATTACAAAGATATTAACAGAAATGAAAAGGATCAAATTAAAATTAAAATAGGTGAGTATATTAAAGAATACGTTAATAGAAGATATAAATGTATAGGAAATTATGTATTCTATGAAGAATTAACATATTTTATACAAATAGAAAATGAAAAAACTAGTGATTTTAAAAATCTAGAAATTGATCTTGCTTTTAATTTAAGACAAGAGATAAAAAGGCGCTTTAATGTATCCATAAGAGCAGGGCTTGGAAAAGTATTTGATTCAGTAGAGGAAATAGTTGAATCATATAGACAAGCTACTAAGTGTTTGGTGTACAATTCTGATAATGTAAATATAATATATATTGATGATGTTGATGGAAAGTTAAGTAATGATGGCTTTTTTGAAGAAACATCAACTAATATTAAAAACAATAAAAATAAAAGCATGAATAAAATGAAAATGAAGTTGTTTGAAAATGTAAAAGGCTTCATTAAAGAAAATATTGAGACGGAATTAGAACTGGAAAAAGTTGCTGGTAATTTTGGCTTAAGTGTATATTATTTTAGCAGAACTTTTAAAGAAGTAACTGGAATTAATTTTTCGGAATATGTAAATAAATGCAGAATAGATATGGCTAAGGAACTTCTTTCAAATGGAGAAATGAATGTAAA
The window above is part of the Clostridium saccharoperbutylacetonicum N1-4(HMT) genome. Proteins encoded here:
- a CDS encoding response regulator transcription factor; translated protein: MMKILIADDERYDRETVKHIIKDNFLEELEIYEAKNGREAIEISERIRPDIAIIDIKMPGIDGIQALKEMSATLPNLYSIILTAYDYFDFALEAVKINVKEYLLKPFAKDEIIDKISLGIKWVKKEQDKRKSEIEDKEKIYTLLPVLENQLSDLIINDKLAGVDYRMYLQCLDMSFVNSYAMVISIKDKYDYKDINRNEKDQIKIKIGEYIKEYVNRRYKCIGNYVFYEELTYFIQIENEKTSDFKNLEIDLAFNLRQEIKRRFNVSIRAGLGKVFDSVEEIVESYRQATKCLVYNSDNVNIIYIDDVDGKLSNDGFFEETSTNIKNNKNKSMNKMKMKLFENVKGFIKENIETELELEKVAGNFGLSVYYFSRTFKEVTGINFSEYVNKCRIDMAKELLSNGEMNVKEVCYKIGYNDPNYFSKVFKKYEGVSPVNFKAAIEERA